TCGAGCGCGGGCGTCGCCTTCTCGAGCAGCTTACGGTCGAGCACGGCCTCCAGATGATGGTTCTGGCGCTCCGAGTGGTAAATCTTCTGGCCCTTCTCTTCCTTCTGCTTGACGAACAGCTTCGAGAAATCGAGGCCCTTGGCCTTCCAGTGCGCGACCAGACGGGTCTGGTCGAGCATCTGGGTCTGGCCGACCATCTCGTTGAAGCTGCGGAAGCCGAGGCTTGCCATGATCTCGCGGACCTCTTCGGCGACGAAGAAGAAGTAGTTGATCACGTGCTCGGGCTGGCCGGTGAAGCGCTTGCGCAGGACGGGGTCTTGCGTGGCGACGCCGACCGGGCAGGTGTTGAGATGGCACTTGCGCATCATGATGCAGCCGGCCGCGATCAGCGGCGCGGTCGCAAAGCCGAACTCGTCCGCGCCGAGCAGCGCGCCGATCACGACGTCACGGCCGGTACGGAAGCCGCCGTCGACCTGGACGGCGATGCGGCTGCGCAGCCGCTCGCGGACCAGCGTCTGGTGGGTTTCGGCGAGGCCGATCTCCCAGGGCGAGCCTGCATGCTTGATCGAGGTCAGCGGCGAAGCGCCGGTGCCGCCCTCGAAACCAGCGATGGTGACATGGTCGGCGCGCGCCTTGGCGACACCGGCCGCGACCGTGCCGACGCCGATCTCGGAGACGAGCTTGACCGAGACGTCGCCTGTCGGATTGACGTTCTTGAGGTCATAGATGAGCTGCGCCAGATCCTCGATCGAGTAGATGTCGTGGTGCGGCGGCGGCGAGATCAGGCCGACGCCCGGCGTTGAATGCCGGACCTTGGCGATCGTCGCGTCGACCTTGTGGCCGGGCAACTGGCCGCCTTCGCCGGGCTTGGCACCCTGCGCCATCTTGATCTGCATCATGTCGGAGTTGACGAGGTATTCCGTCGTCACGCCGAAGCGGCCCGAGGCGACCTGCTTGATCGCCGAGCGCATGGAATCGCCGTTCGGCAGCGGCTTGAAGCGATCGGCTTCCTCGCCGCCTTCGCCGGTGTTCGACTTGCCGCCGATCCGGTTCATGGCGATCGCGAGCGTGGTGTGCGCCTCGCGCGAGATCGAGCCGAAGCTCATCGCACCCGTGGCAAAACGCCTGACGATGTCCTTGGCCGGCTCGACCTGGTCGAGCGGCACCGGCTTGCGCTTCTCTTCCTCCGCGCTCTTGATCCGGAACAGGCCGCGCAGCGTCAAAAGACGCTCGGACTGCTCGTTGAGGATCTTCGCGAAGGCGCGATAGCGATCCTGCGAATTGCCGCGGGCGGCATGCTGGAGCAGCGACACCGACTCGGCCGTCCAGGCGTGGTCCTCGCCGCGGGTGCGGTAGGCATATTCGCCGCCGACATCGAGCGCGGACTTATAGACCTGCGCGTCGCCGAACGCATCGGCATGGCGGCGTACCGCCTCTTCCGCGATCTCGACAAGACCCACGCCCTCGATGCGGGTGTGGGTGCCGGCGAAGAACTTTGCGACGAAGTCCGCCTTCAGGCCGACCGCGTCGAAGATCTGCGCGCCGCAATAGGACTGGTAGGTCGAGATGCCCATCTTGGACATCACCTTGAGAAGGCCCTTGCCGATCGACTTGATGTAGCGCTTGACGATCTCGTAGTCGTCGAGTGCCGCCGGCAGGCGGTCCTTCATCGCGATGATGGTCTCGAACGCGAGATAGGGATTGATCGCTTCCGCGCCGTAGCCGGCAAGGCAGGCGAAGTGATGCACTTCGCGCGGCTCGCCGGATTCGACGACGAGGCCGACCGAGGTACGCAAGCCGACGCGGATCAGGTGATGATGCACGGCGGCGCAGGCGAGCAGCGAGGGGATCGGCACGCGGTCGGTGCCGACCATGCGGTCGGACAGGATGATGATGTTGACGCCTTCGCGCACCGCGGCTTCCGCACGCGCGCAGAGCTCATCGAGCACCTGGTCCATGCCGGCCGCCCCGAGCCCGGCGTGGAAGGTGGTGTCGAGCGTGCGCGACTTGAAGTGGGAATCGCCGAGATCGGCGATCGAGCGGATCTTTTCTAGATCCGCGTCGGTCAGGATCGGCTGGCGCACTTCGAGGCGCTTGGTGGTGGCGAGGCCTTGCAGGTCGAACAGGTTCGGCCGCGGTCCAATGATCGAGACCAGGCTCATCACCAACTCCTCGCGGATCGGGTCGATCGGAGGGTTGGTGACCTGCGCGAAGTTCTGCTTGAAGTAGGTGAACAGCGGCTTGGGCTTGGCCGACAGCGCCGAGACCGGCGTGTCGTTGCCCATCGAGCCCGTGGCTTCCTCGCCGGTGGAAGCCATCGGCGTCATCAGGATGTTGATGTCTTCCTGGCTGTAGCCGAACGCCTGTTGCCGGTCGAGCAGCGACAGGTTCGAGCGCACGCCGGTGGTCGGCGCCTTCGGCAGCTCCTCCAGCACGATCTGGGTGCGGTCGAGCCACTCCTTGTAGGGATGGCTCTTGGCGAGCTCTGCCTTGATCTCGTCGTCGGGAATGAGGCGGCCCTGTTCGAGGTCGACCAGCAGCATCTTGCCGGGCTGGAGCCGCCACTTGGTGACGATCTGGTCCTCGGGGATCTTGAGCACGCCCATTTCGGACGCCATCACGATGCGGTCGTCCTTGGTCACGAGGTAGCGCGCCGGTCGCAATCCGTTGCGGTCGAGCGTGGCGCCGATCTGGCGGCCATCGGTGAATGCGATCGCGGCCGGGCCGTCCCACGGCTCCATCAGGGCGGCGTGATATTCGTAGAAGGCGCGGCGCTTCTCATCCATCAGCGGATTGCCGGCCCACGCCTCCGGGATCATCATCATGACCGCGTGCGGCAGCGAGTAACCGCCCTGCACCAGGAATTCGAGCGCGTTGTCGAAGCAGGCGGTGTCGCTCTGGCCTTCATAGGAAATCGGCCAGAGCCGGCTGATGTCCTTGCCATAGAGCTCGGAGCTCACGGA
This genomic interval from Bradyrhizobium sp. CB82 contains the following:
- the gltB gene encoding glutamate synthase large subunit — encoded protein: MNGSQFERANIVAEELSATVASKTTDREHTFRPPAEGLYDLSMEKDSCGVGFIANIKGKKSHEIVSDALNILCNLEHRGAVGADPRAGDGAGILVQIPHAFFTRKTKALGFTLPAPGEYAIGALFMPRDTAWRNVIKSIIADQIKAEGLKLLGWRDVPTDNSSLGETVKPTEPACMQVFIGRNGAAKTEDEFERRLYILRKSISQAIYQRRDRGLAGYYPCSLSCRTVIYKGMFLADQVGKYYPDLQEKDFESALALVHQRFSTNTFPTWSLAHPYRMIAHNGEINTLRGNVNWMAARQASVSSELYGKDISRLWPISYEGQSDTACFDNALEFLVQGGYSLPHAVMMMIPEAWAGNPLMDEKRRAFYEYHAALMEPWDGPAAIAFTDGRQIGATLDRNGLRPARYLVTKDDRIVMASEMGVLKIPEDQIVTKWRLQPGKMLLVDLEQGRLIPDDEIKAELAKSHPYKEWLDRTQIVLEELPKAPTTGVRSNLSLLDRQQAFGYSQEDINILMTPMASTGEEATGSMGNDTPVSALSAKPKPLFTYFKQNFAQVTNPPIDPIREELVMSLVSIIGPRPNLFDLQGLATTKRLEVRQPILTDADLEKIRSIADLGDSHFKSRTLDTTFHAGLGAAGMDQVLDELCARAEAAVREGVNIIILSDRMVGTDRVPIPSLLACAAVHHHLIRVGLRTSVGLVVESGEPREVHHFACLAGYGAEAINPYLAFETIIAMKDRLPAALDDYEIVKRYIKSIGKGLLKVMSKMGISTYQSYCGAQIFDAVGLKADFVAKFFAGTHTRIEGVGLVEIAEEAVRRHADAFGDAQVYKSALDVGGEYAYRTRGEDHAWTAESVSLLQHAARGNSQDRYRAFAKILNEQSERLLTLRGLFRIKSAEEEKRKPVPLDQVEPAKDIVRRFATGAMSFGSISREAHTTLAIAMNRIGGKSNTGEGGEEADRFKPLPNGDSMRSAIKQVASGRFGVTTEYLVNSDMMQIKMAQGAKPGEGGQLPGHKVDATIAKVRHSTPGVGLISPPPHHDIYSIEDLAQLIYDLKNVNPTGDVSVKLVSEIGVGTVAAGVAKARADHVTIAGFEGGTGASPLTSIKHAGSPWEIGLAETHQTLVRERLRSRIAVQVDGGFRTGRDVVIGALLGADEFGFATAPLIAAGCIMMRKCHLNTCPVGVATQDPVLRKRFTGQPEHVINYFFFVAEEVREIMASLGFRSFNEMVGQTQMLDQTRLVAHWKAKGLDFSKLFVKQKEEKGQKIYHSERQNHHLEAVLDRKLLEKATPALDRGAPVKIEAEINNTDRSAGAMLSGAVAKIYGHAGLPHDTIHVSLKGTAGQAFGAWLAHGVTFELEGEGNDYVGKGLSGGKIIVKPPHNGGIVPEESIIVGNTVMYGAIEGECYFRGIAGERFAVRNSGAVAVVEGAGDHCCEYMTGGIVVVLGKTGRNFAAGMSGGIAYVLDETGDFDKLCNLSMVELEPVLSEELINAGTYNHSGDLEAHGRVDVFKNLLESDVERLHVLISRHEKATGSRRAIEILAHWKEWLPKFRKVMPVEYRRALREMQANADAEPKIAIGA